Proteins found in one Elephas maximus indicus isolate mEleMax1 chromosome 11, mEleMax1 primary haplotype, whole genome shotgun sequence genomic segment:
- the CIC gene encoding protein capicua homolog isoform X1 — translation MKPMKKTCTGLLGPGSGGGRSPPATRAKALRRRGAGEGDKPEEEEDETQQQQQPGPEEAEEGEEEETAERGPGLEGPPLELHPDDPTPGAAEDPKGEGEAGRWEPSLSRKTATFKSRAPKKKYVEEHGAGSGGVAGAPDERARTPEEASTLGLPPRPPTSTRSSSTDTASEHSADLEDEPMEACGPGPWPPRASTGSYDLRQLRSQRVLARRGDGLFQPAVVRQVRRSQDLGVQFPGDRALTFYEGVPGGGVDVVLDATPPPGALAVGTAVCTSVEPGVATYREGVVVEVATKPAAYKVRLSPGPSSQPGPPPTLPQPPHREPEEAVWVARSSLRLLRPPWEPEALPRKPTTGPEEEQAEPGVTLPSCPAALDPKQPEDAEVSKISFGSNLGTCEEGEEKHPPALGTPALLPLPPPQLLSPPPKSPAFTGPGRPGEQPSPCQEGSQGGSRSSSVASLEKGAAPAARARTPLTAAQQKYKKGDVVCTPNGIRKKFNGKQWRRLCSRDGCMKESQRRGYCSRHLSMRTKEMEGLADSGPGGAGRPAGVAAREGSTEFDWGDETSRDSEASSVAARGDSRPRLVAPADLSRFEFDECEAAVMLVSLGSSRSGTPSFSPVSTQSPFSPAPSPSPSPLFGFRPANFSPINASPVIQRTAVRSRHLSASTPKAGVLTPPDLGPHPPPPAPRERHSSGILPTFQTNLTFTVPISPGRRKPELLPHPGALGAPGTGGGGAAPDFPKNDSLDSGVDSVSHTPTPSTPAGFRAVSPAVPFSRSRQPSPLLLLPPPAGLTSDPGPSVRRVPAVQRDSPVIVRNPDVPLPSKFPGEAGIASEARTGGPGRGCRETPAPAGAASGKPGLPPPLPAPVPITVPPAAPTAVAQPMPTFGLASSPFQPVAFHPSPAALLPVLVPSSYTSHPAPKKEVIMGRPGTVWTNVEPRSVAVFPWHSLVPFLAPSQPDPSVQPSEAQQPASHPVASNQSKEPAESAAVAHEQTPGGTGSADPGRPPAATCPESPGPGPLHTLGVVEPGKGPPPATEEEASGPPGESRLDSETESDHDDAFLSIMSPEIQLPLPPGKRRTQSLSALPKERDSSSEKDGRSPNKREKDHIRRPMNAFMIFSKRHRALVHQRHPNQDNRTVSKILGEWWYALGPKEKQKYHDLAFQVKEAHFKAHPDWKWCNKDRKKSSSEAKPASLGLAGGHKETRERSMSETGTAAAPGVSSELLSVAAQTLLSSDPKAPGSGSCGAERLHTVGGPGSARPRAFSHSGVHSLDGGEADSQALQELTQMVSGPVSYSGPKPSTQYGAPGPFTAPGEGGALAASGRPPLLPTRASRSQRVASEDMTSDEERMVICEEEGDDDVIADDGFSTTDIDLKCKERVTDSESGDSSGEDPEGSKGFGRKVFSPVIHSSFTHCRPPLDPEPPGPPDPPVAFGKGYGPTPSSSSSSPASASTSAATSFSLGSGTFKAQESGQGSTAGPLRPPPPGAGGPVTPSKPTRFLPTDPATFRRKRPESVGSLEPPGPSVISAPPSGGGNILQTLVLPPNKEDREGSRARMPSAPAPSLAYGAPAAPLSRPAATMVTNVVRPVSSTPVPIASKPFPTSSRAEASPNDTAGARTETGTGSRAPGGSPLGVSLVYSDKKSAAATSPAPHLVAGPLLGTVGKAPATVTNLLVGTPGYGAPAPPAVQFIAQGAPGSGATSGSGTGAGSGPNGPVPLGILQPGALGKAGGITQVQYILPTLPQQLQVAPAPAAAPGTKVAAPSAPAPTTSIRFTLPPGTSTNGKVLAATAPTPGIPILQSVPSAPPPKAQSVSPVQAPPPGGSAQLLPGKVLVPLAAPSVSVRGGGAAQPLPLVSPPFSVPVQNGAQPPSKIIQLTPVPVSTPSGLVPPLSPATLPGPTSQPQKVLLPSSTRITYVQSAGGHALPLGTSPASSQAGTVTSYGPTSSVALGFTSLGPSGPAFVQPLLSAGQTPLLAPGQVGVSPVPSPQLPPACATPGGPVITAFYPGSPAPTSSAPLAQPSQAPPGLVYTVATSTTTPAAAILPKGLPAPATATPAPTSPFPSATAGSMTYSLVAPKAQRPTPKAPQKVKAAIASIPVGSFEAGAPGRPGPAPRQPLDPGPAREPTAPESELEGQPTTPAPPPPPETWASTARSSPPLPLPVEERTSTKGPEATASKFPSSSSEWRVPGLGLESRGEPPTPPSPAPAPVSCGIIGSSEGNSGRAAGDTPERKEVASTGKKVKVRPPPLKKTFDSVDNRVLSEVDFEERFAELPEFRPEEVLPSPTLQSLATSPRAILGSYRKKRKNSTDLDSAPEDPTSPKRKMRRRSSCSSEPNTPKSAKCEGDIFTFDRTGTDAEDVLGELEYEKVPYSSLRRTLDQRRALVMQLFQDHGFFPSAQATAAFQARYADIFPSKVCLQLKIREVRQKIMQAATPTEQPPGAEAPLPGPPSTGTAAAPAPTPSPAVGPDPNSPGSDSGSAPAAPPLPPPPELGPGQPGWEGAPQASPPPSGSSTAATGR, via the exons ATGAAGCCAATGAAGAAGACATGCACTGGCCTTCTGGGTCCTGGCAGTGGCGGCGGCAGGTCCCCACCAGCCACCAGGGCCAAAGCCCTGAGGCGGCGAGGGGCTGGGGAAGGTGACAAgccagaggaggaggaagacgagacgcaacagcagcagcagccagggccagaagaagctgaagagggtgaggaggaggagACAGCTGAGCGGGGCCCTGGGCTAGAAGGGCCACCCCTGGAGCTGCACCCTGATGACCCGACCCCAGGCGCAGCCGAGGAccccaagggagaaggagaggcagGCCGCTGGGAGCCCTCACTCAGCCGCAAGACAGCCACGTTCAAGTCTCGAGCGCCTAAGAAGAAGTACGTGGAGGAACATGGGGCTGGCAGCGGCGGGGTTGCTGGGGCGCCTGACGAGCGGGCGCGGACACCCGAGGAGGCTAGCACCCTGGGTTTGCCTCCACGACCACCCACCTCCACTCGCTCCTCTTCTACAGACACGGCCAGTGAGCACTCAGCTGACCTGGAGGATGAGCCTATGGAGGCCTGTGGGCCTGGGCCCTGGCCCCCCAGGGCCAGCACTGGCAGCTATGACCTGCGGCAGCTGCGGTCCCAGCGGGTACTGGCTCGGCGTGGCGATGGCCTCTTCCAGCCGGCGGTGGTGCGCCAGGTGCGCCGAAGCCAGGACCTGGGCGTGCAGTTCCCTGGTGACCGGGCCCTGACTTTCTACGAGGGGGTGCCAGGCGGTGGTGTAGATGTGGTTCTAGATGCCACGCCACCACCAGGTGCGCTGGCAGTGGGCACGGCTGTTTGTACCAGTGTGGAGCCTGGCGTGGCTACCTACCGTGAGGGGGTAGTAGTGGAGGTGGCCACCAAGCCAGCTGCCTACAAGGTCCGCCTCAGCCCTGGCCCCAGCTCCCAGCCAGGCCCTCCACCTACCCTACCGCAGCCCCCACACCGCGAACCTGAGGAGGCTGTGTGGGTGGCCCGCTCCAGCCTGCGCCTGCTGCGGCCCCCCTGGGAACCCGAGGCCCTGCCGAGGAAGCCCACCACAGGCCCTGAGGAGGAGCAGGCTGAGCCCGGGGTCACCCTGCCGTCTTGCCCTGCTGCCCTGGATCCCAAGCAACCCGAGGATGCTGAGGTATCCAAGATCAGCTTTGGCAGCAACCTGGGGACTTGTGAAGAGGGTGAAGAGAAGCATCCGCCAGCCTTAGGCACCCCAGCCTTGCTCCCCCTGCCTCCGCCCCAGCTCCTCTCACCACCCCCCAAGTCTCCAGCCTTCACAGGCCCAGGCCGCCCTGGAGAGCAGCCCTCGCCCTGCCAGGAGGGGAGCCAGGGTGGCAGTCGGAGCAGTAGTGTGGCCTCCCTAGAGAAGGGGGCAGCACCAGCGGCCCGGGCTCGCACACCATTGACAGCTGCCCAGCAGAAGTACAAGAAGGGTGACGTGGTCTGTACACCCAATGGAATCCGCAAGAAGTTCAATGGCAAGCAGTGGCGTAGGCTGTGCTCTCGAGATGGCTGCATGAAGGAGTCGCAGCGGCGAGGCTACTGCTCACGCCACTTGTCCATGCGAACCAAGGAGATGGAGGGCCTGGCAGACAGTGGGCCAGGCGGGGCTGGGCGGCCAGCTGGCGTGGCAGCCCGGGAGGGCAGCACTGAGTTTGACTGGGGTGATGAGACGTCGAGGGACAGTGAGGCCAGCAGCGTGGCAGCCCGGGGAGACTCACGACCACGCCTGGTGGCCCCTGCTGATCTGTCCCGCTTTGAGTTCGATGAGTGTGAGGCGGCTGTGATGCTGGTGTCACTGGGCAGCTCGCGCTCAGGCACACCCTCCTTCTCCCCCGTCTCTACGCAGTCACCATTCTCACCTGCCCCGTCACCCTCACCCTCGCCGCTCTTCGGCTTCCGCCCCGCTAACTTCAGCCCCATCAACGCCTCCCCGGTCATCCAACGCACTGCCGTTCGCAGTCGCCATCTGAGCGCCAGCACCCCTAAGGCTGGTGTGCTGACGCCACCAGACCTGGGCCCCCATCCGCCACCACCTGCCCCACGGGAGCGCCATTCCTCCGGCATCCTGCCCACCTTCCAGACCAACCTGACCTTTACTGTGCCCATCAGCCCTGGGCGGCGGAAGCCAGAGCTGCTGCCCCACCCAGGGGCGCTGGGGGCCCCTGGCACCGGGGGTGGAGGAGCTGCCCCAGACTTCCCCAAGAATGACAGCCTAGACTCTGGTGTGGACTCGGTGTCCCACACCCCTACACCCTCCACGCCAGCCGGCTTTCGGGCTGTGTCACCTGCTGTGCCCTTCTCCCGTTCCCGTCAGCCCTCGCCATTGCTGCTGCTGCCCCCACCTGCTGGCCTGACCTCAGATCCAGGGCCCTCTGTGCGCAGAGTGCCTGCGGTACAGCGGGACTCCCCCGTCATTGTCCGCAACCCTGATGTACCACTGCCCTCCAAATTTCCTGGGGAGGCAGGCATTGCCAGTGAAGCCCGGACTGGGGGACCTGGGCGGGGGTGCCGTGAGACCCCAGCACCTGCCGGGGCAGCCAGTGGGAAGCCTGGCCTGCCCCCACCCCTACCGGCCCCTGTGCCCATCACCGTGCCTCCAGCTGCACCGACTGCCGTAGCCCAGCCGATGCCCACCTTTGGCCTGGCTTCTTCGCCCTTCCAGCCTGTGGCCTTCCACCCCTCACCTGCTGCCCTGTTGCCTGTCCTGGTGCCCAGCAGCTACACCAGCCATCCTGCCCCCAAGAAGGAAGTCATCATGGGCCGGCCTGGGACAG TGTGGACAAATGTGGAACCTCGCTCTGTGGCCGTGTTCCCCTGGCACTCCTTAGTCCCCTTCCTGGCCCCCAGCCAGCCTGACCCCTCCGTACAGCCAAGCGAGGCCCAGCAACCCGCCAGCCACCCAGTGGCCTCCAACCAGAGCAAAG AACCTGCTGAGTCGGCAGCTGTTGCTCATGAGCAGACACCTGGTGGGACAGGAAGTGCTGACCCTGGGCGGCCCCCTGCAGCCACATGCCCTGAGAGCCCAGGGCCCGGACCCCTACACACACTGGGGGTGGTGGAACCTGGCAAGGGTCCCCCTCCCGCTACTGAGGAGGAGGCCTCTGGCCCCCCAGGAGAATCCCGGCTGGACAGTGAGACGGAGAGTGACCATGACGATGC CTTTCTCTCCATCATGTCCCCTGAGATCCAGTTGCCTCTGCCACCTGGAAAACGCCGGACTCAGTCCCTCAGTGCTCTGCCCAAAGAACGGGACTCATCTTCTGAGAAGGATGGACGCAGCCCCAACaag CGGGAGAAGGACCATATCCGGCGGCCCATGAATGCCTTTATGATCTTCAGCAAGCGACACCGGGCCCTGGTCCACCAGCGTCACCCAAACCAGGACAACCGGACTGTCAGCAAGATCCTAGGCGAATGGTGGTATGCCCTGGGGCCTAAGGAGAAGCAGAAGTACCATGACCTGGCCTTCCAG GTGAAGGAGGCCCACTTCAAGGCCCACCCAGACTGGAAGTGGTGCAACAAGGACCGAAAGAAGTCCAGTTCAGAGGCCAAGCCCGCTAGCCTAGGGCTGGCTGGAGGGCACAAGGAGACCCGGGAGCGGAGCATGTCAGAGACAGGCACTGCTGCTGCCCCTGGAG TGTCATCGGAACTCCTGTCTGTGGCAGCCCAGACACTTTTGAGCTCGGACCCCAAGGCTCCAGGGAGTGGTTCCTGTGGGGCAGAACGGCTGCACACAGTTGGGGGTCCTGGCTCAGCCCGACCCCGCGCCTTCTCCCACAGTGGGGTCCATAGCCTGGATGGcggagaagcagacagccaggcaCTGCAGGAACTGACTCAG ATGGTATCCGGCCCAGTGTCCTACTCTGGCCCAAAGCCCAGCACCCAGTATGGGGCTCCAGGCCCCTTCACAGCTCCTGGCGAGGGGGGTGCCCTGGCGGCCAGTGGACGGCCCCCCCTGCTGCCCACTCGAGCCTCTCGTTCCCAGCGGGTTGCCAGTGAGGACATGACCAGTGACGAGGAGCGCATGGTCATCTGTGAGGAAGAAGGGGATGATGATGTCATTG ctgaCGATGGCTTCAGCACCACTGACATTGATCTGAAGTGCAAGGAGCGGGTGACTGACAGCGAAAGTGGAGACAGCTCTGGGGAGGACCCCGAGGGCAGCAAG GGCTTTGGCCGGAAGGTGTTCTCACCTGTGATCCATTCCTCCTTCACACACTGCCGTCCGCCCCTGGACCCTGAGCCCCCCGGGCCCCCGGATCCACCTGTAGCCTTTGGCAAGGGCTACGGCCCCACCCCGTCGTCCTCCTCATCTTCGCCTGCCTCTGCCTCAACCTCTGCAGCCACCTCCTTCTCCCTGGGCTCAGGAACCTTCAAGGCCCAGGAGTCAGGGCAAGGCAGCACAGCAGGCCCCCTACGGCCCCCGCCCCCTGGGGCTGGGGGACCAGTGACACCTTCCAAGCCCACCCGGTTCCTTCCAACGGATCCTGCCACCTTCCGACGCAAGAGACCTGAAAGTGTGGGGAGCCTGGAGCCACCAGGCCCCTCAGTTATTTCGGCACCTCCCAGTGGGGGAGGAAACATTCTGCAGACACTGGTCCTGCCCCCAAATAAGGAGGACCGGGAGGGCAGCAGAGCCCGCATGCCCTCGGCCCCTGCTCCATCGCTGGCCTACGGGGCCCCAGCAGCCCCCCTGTCCCGCCCAGCCGCCACCATGGTCACCAACGTGGTGCGGCCTGTCAGCAGCACTCCTGTGCCCATTGCCTCTAAGCCCTTCCCCACCTCCAGCCGGGCTGAAGCGTCTCCAAATGACACGGCAGGTGCCAGGACTGAGACGGGCACTGGGTCCCGGGCTCCTGGGGGCTCCCCGCTGGGTGTCAGCTTAGTGTATTCAGACAAGAAGTCGGCAGCAGCCACCTCACCAGCCCCACACTTGGTGGCTGGGCCCCTGCTGGGCACTGTGGGAAAGGCACCTGCCACTGTTACCAACCTGCTGGTGGGCACCCCAGGCTATGGGGCCCCCGCACCCCCTGCTGTCCAGTTCATtgcccaaggagcccctggcagtgGGGCCACTTCAGGCTCTGGAACAGGTGCTGGGAGTGGCCCCAATGGGCCAGTGCCCCTGGGTATCTTGCAGCCAGGTGCCCTGGGCAAGGCTGGGGGAATCACCCAGGTGCAGTATATCCTGCCCACATTGCCCCAGCAGCTTCAGGTGGCACCTGCCCCAGCAGCAGCCCCTGGGACCAAGGTAGCAGCTCCCAGCGCCCCTGCACCCACCACCAGCATCCGTTTCACGCTCCCACCGGGCACCTCCACCAACGGCAAGGTCCTGGCTGCCACTGCACCCACTCCTGGCATCCCCATCCTGCAGTCTGTACCTTCTGCTCCACCCCCCAAAG CCCAGTCGGTGTCTccggtgcaggccccacccccggGTGGCTCAGCCCAGCTGCTGCCTGGGAAGGTACTAGTGCCCCTGGCGGCCCCTAGTGTGTCCGTGCGGGGTGGAGGTGCCGCCCAGCCACTGCCCTTGGTGAGCCCGCCCTTCTCGGTACCTGTGCAGAATGGTGCCCAGCCGCCCAGTAAG ATCATCCAGCTGACTCCAGTGCCAGTGAGCACACCCAGTGGCCTGGTGCCACCCCTGAGCCCAGCCACATTACCTGGACCCACCTCTCAGCCCCAGAAGGTCCTCCTGCCCTCCTCCACCAG GATCACCTACGTTCAGTCAGCAGGCGGGCACGCACTGCCCCTGGGTACCAGCCCTGCATCCAGCCAGGCTGGAACGGTCACCTCATACGGGCCCACGAGCTCTGTAGCCCTAGGCTTCACCTCGCTGGGGCCCAGTGGCCCTGCCTTCGTGCAGCCCCTACTCTCAG CAGGCCAAACCCCACTGCTGGCTCCCGGCCAGGTGGGCGTGTCACCTGTGCCCAGCCCCCAGCTGCCTCCTGCCTGTGCCACCCCTGGAGGGCCCGTCATCACAGCATTTTACCCTGGCAGCCCTGCACCCACCTCCTCAGCACCCCTGGCCCAGCCCTCCCAGGCCCCCCCAGGCCTGGTCTACACTGtggccaccagcaccaccacccctGCTGCTGCCATCTTGCCCAAGGGCCTTCCGGCCCCTGCCACTGCCACCCCAGCCCCCACCAGCCCCTTTCCTAGTGCCACAG CAGGCTCCATGACCTACAGCTTAGTGGCCCCCAAGGCCCAGCGGCCAACCCCCAAGGCCCCTCAGAAAGTGAAGGCGGCCATCGCCAGCATTCCCGTGGGTTCCTTTGAGGCAGGTGCCCCTGGGCGGCCTGGTCCTGCGCCCCGGCAGCCACTGGATCCTGGCCCAGCCCGCGAGCCAACTGCCCCTGAGTCTGAGCTTGAGGGGCAGCCTACAACTCCAGCCCCTCCACCACCCCCCGAGACCTGGGCTTCAACAGCCCGGAGCAGCCCCCCGCTGCCCTTGCCTGTTGAGGAGCGGACCAGCACCAAGGGTCCTGAGGCCACG GCCAGCAAATTCCCCAGCTCATCCTCAGAGTGGCGCGTCCCCGGCCTGGGCCTGGAGAGTCGTGGGGAGCCTCCCACCCCTCCCAGCCCAGCGCCGGCTCCAGTCTCTTGTGGCATCATCGGCAGCAGTGAGGGCAACAGCGGGAGGGCGGCTGGGGATACCCCTGAGCGCAAGGAGGTGGCTAGTACCGGCAAGAAGGTGAAGGTGCGGCCCCCGCCCCTGAAGAAGACCTTTGACTCTGTGGACAA CAGGGTCCTGTCAGAGGTGGACTTTGAAGAGCGCTTTGCTGAGCTGCCTGAATTTCGGCCTGAGGAGGTgctgccctctcccaccctgcagTCTCTGGCCACCTCCCCCCGGGCCATCTTGGGCTCCTACCGCAAGAAGAGAAAGAACTCCACCG ACCTGGACTCGGCACCCGAGGACCCCACCTCGCCCAAGCGCAAGATGAGAAGACGCTCCAGCTGCAGCTCTGAGCCCAACACCCCCAAGAGTGCCAAGTGTGAGGGAGACATCTTCACCTTTGACCGTACAG GTACGGATGCTGAGGATGTGCTTGGGGAGCTGGAGTACGAGAAGGTGCCGTACTCGTCACTGCGGCGTACCCTGGACCAGCGCCGGGCCCTGGTCATGCAGCTTTTCCAGGACCATGGCTTTTTCCCCTCAG CCCAGGCCACAGCAGCCTTCCAGGCCCGCTACGCAGACATCTTCCCCTCTAAGGTCTGTCTGCAGCTGAAGATCCGTGAGGTGCGCCAGAAGATCATGCAGGCGGCTACTCCCACGGAGCAGCCCCCAGGGGCCGAGGCCCCCCTCCCCGGACCGCCCTCCACTGGCACCGCTGCTGCCCCTGCTCCCACGCCCAGCCCTGCTGTGGGCCCTGACCCCAACTCACCTGGCTCGGACTCTGGCTCGGCCCCGGCTGccccaccactgcctccaccccCAGAGCTGGGGCCCGGACAGCCTGGCTGGGAGGGGGCCCCCCAggcctcccctccaccctctggCTCTTCCACAGCTGCCACAGGCAGGTGA